The Methanofastidiosum sp. genome contains the following window.
AGTATGGAAGAAAGATTGGGAAAAATTCTTCTGGATTCATAGTTTGAACTCTTTGAGGACCCATAAAAGCAAGTTTTCCAATTAATGGCCCAAGTGCAACGGCAAAAGCAATGATACCTGCAATCAAAGCAGGGATTGCATATATCAAAGATATTATTAAGCCTAAGAGACCTTTGACAAAGAAGTCTCCAAAATCTTCCCATTCTTCCATCTTTTCAGTTTGTTCTCCTTTTTTTATATCCGAACTTTCAAGTATGTATCCATACGAAATTAAGTTCAGAATAGGAATTATGTTAATAACTATTCCAATAAGGAGTTTTCTAAAGTCAGAAAAGGGTTTTCTGAATGATATGTTATAGTTTACCATCAGATTATGAATAAAAAAATCATTTATATATCTTTTGAGAATGGATTGATAGTAAAGTTTAAAATATTCTTCAACAAAAAAATACTATGAAAAGTAAATTCTTGCCAATCATTGGGATTTTCGCAATTTTGTTTTTATCTTCTATGGGTAGCGCATTTTCCGGGGAAACAAATAGCATTTACATAAAAGTTTATGAAGATGGAAGTGCATTATGGAATCTTGAAACAAGATTTGAACTAAAAAATCAAGAGGATATTGATTTCTTCAATGAATATATGGATGCTTTAGAAGGAGATAAAGAATTCACAATCCAGAGAAAGAAAGAATCACTCCAAAACATAATTAATACTGTAGCCTACTCTTCTGGAAGAGAAATGAATATTGAAAATATTTCTTTGAACTATCAAATTGTAGATTCTATTAATAATAAATACGGTGTTGTTAATTTTAAATTCTTGTGGAGAGGTTTTGGCCTAAAGGATAAAGATCATATCATAATCGGGGATTCATTTAAGGACCGTAGCCAGCTAAAAGAGGGAGAAGTTCTTGCAATAGAATTCCCGGAAGATTATTCTATAAATGGTATTAATCCAGAGCCGACTGATAAAAGAGAAAACATATTATTTTGGTATGGTCCAAAATTATTATTAGAAAACGAACCAAAAGTTGTCCTGGAAAAGAAGTCTTTAGTAAGTTCATTTAATCCATTACTATTTGGGGTAATTGGAATTTTTATTATAATAGGGATCATTGTCTATTTAATTCTTAGAAAAAATAAAAATGCCCCAATATTATTGTCTGACCAAGAAAAAGTAATAAGTATATTGAAATCGTCTGGGGGTAAATCTTTCCAGAACGATATTGTTGCTAGGTCTGGAATGTCAAAATCTAAAATAAGCCAAATAATAACCGAAATGGAAAAAAATGGATTAATAGGTAAACAGAAATACGGAAAAAACAATTTAATAATATTAAAATAAGAATAGAATTTAATCATTAGCTAAACTATAGGAATTATTACGATTATCGTAGTCTGCCCAATTTAGTCTAGAAAGCATTAAAAAGACATTTAAATATATATTTTTAGAATCTATGAAAAAATTAATTGAGTTAATCTCCTCAAATGAAGATTGGTTAATGCAGAGAGTTCTTGATTATGCGAAAGCTAGAGATTATACCAAATATACGTCAACCTTAGTTGAAGCATGGAGACTTTCTATTTCAGGACTTTCAGAAAGTTTAATTAAAGGATTAAATCAATACAAGGGCATTCCAGAACTAACTCCTGATGAAGATTATTCAAAAGACCCTATTGC
Protein-coding sequences here:
- a CDS encoding DUF4013 domain-containing protein — encoded protein: MVNYNISFRKPFSDFRKLLIGIVINIIPILNLISYGYILESSDIKKGEQTEKMEEWEDFGDFFVKGLLGLIISLIYAIPALIAGIIAFAVALGPLIGKLAFMGPQRVQTMNPEEFFPIFLPYLVAALPLVVVFAILILIATYVAPVAVLKYIKTDKFSEAFNFNDIAKYIFTGDYIVAWILVLVLNLALVGILSNVPLIGTAIASFITGMIGFSLYAGVMIGIDKKN